In Amia ocellicauda isolate fAmiCal2 chromosome 16, fAmiCal2.hap1, whole genome shotgun sequence, the following proteins share a genomic window:
- the gcgb gene encoding glucagon b — protein sequence MKGIHSLAGLLLLIIVQGSWQIPLQDSEENSRLLTEDNSIDEPRELTNVKRHSQGTFTNDYSKYMDTRRAQDFVQWLMSTKRSGGVTRRYADAPYISDVYSYLQDQVAKKWLKSGQDRRDFSEETSDTDVRRHADGSFTSDVNNVLDSIAAKEFLNWVMTAKPSDASQGNP from the exons ATGAAAGGGATTCATTCTCTGGCTGGACTGCTGCTTTTGATTATTGTTCAAGGTAGCTGGCAAATCCCACTGCAGGACTCAGAAGAAAATTCAAG atTATTGACAGAAGACAATTCTATTGATGAACCCCGGGAACTTACAAACGTGAAGAGACATTCACAAGGGACCTTCACTAACGATTACAGTAAATATATGGATACCCGGCGAGCTCAAGACTTTGTTCAATGGTTAATGAGTACGAAACGGAGTGG TGGAGTTACAAGGCGCTATGCTGATGCTCCCTACATCAGCGATGTGTACTCCTACCTGCAAGACCAAGTTGCCAAGAAATGGCTGAAGAGTGGACAAGACAGAAGAGA TTTTTCAGAGGAAACCAGTGATACAGACGTGAGACGACATGCAGACGGAAGCTTCACCAGCGATGTTAACAATGTTCTAGACAGCATTGCTGCTAAAGAATTCCTAAACTGGGTCATGACTGCTAAACCTTCAGATGCAAG ccaAGGGAATccatga